One window from the genome of bacterium encodes:
- the serS gene encoding serine--tRNA ligase, which translates to MLDIHFIRENADLIKAGARKKRIAVDIDRLLAVDEERKSIRQRMDEKKAEQNRMSNTIALAQGPERAALIEGMRHVKEGFQELEEKYKTVMEEWQKLMLLVPNIPDMSVPEGESDADNAEVKKWGEIPQFGFEPKGHVELMEALGMADFERGAKVAGFRGYFLKGDGVLLANALSQLALKHFLAKGFEPMIVPSLVRREAFMGTGYLPQGEEDLYKTQDGEFLAGTSEVATMSYYMDETLDLKDFPKKFLSYSPCFRREAGSHSKDTKGLFRVHEFFKWEQVVLCEASHAKSVELHEELTRNAEEFIELLGIPYHTVVNCGGDLGLGQVKKYDIEAWMPSQARYRETHSSSYFHDFQTRRLNLKYKNAEGKIEFAHSLNNTAVAMPRIFSMLIENYQQADGSVKVPDALVPYMGKEVITHGSGTN; encoded by the coding sequence ATGCTCGACATACATTTCATCCGGGAGAACGCGGACCTCATAAAGGCTGGGGCGCGGAAGAAGCGCATCGCGGTCGATATCGACCGCCTTCTTGCCGTCGACGAGGAACGCAAGTCGATCAGGCAGCGGATGGACGAAAAGAAGGCGGAGCAGAACCGCATGAGCAATACCATTGCGCTCGCCCAGGGTCCGGAACGCGCTGCCCTCATCGAGGGCATGCGGCATGTGAAGGAAGGATTCCAGGAGCTCGAGGAGAAATATAAGACGGTGATGGAAGAATGGCAGAAGCTCATGCTCCTCGTGCCGAATATCCCCGACATGTCGGTGCCGGAAGGAGAGTCGGACGCGGACAATGCGGAAGTGAAGAAATGGGGGGAGATTCCGCAATTCGGTTTCGAGCCAAAAGGGCACGTAGAGCTTATGGAAGCGCTTGGGATGGCGGACTTCGAGCGGGGCGCGAAGGTGGCGGGGTTCCGCGGATACTTCCTTAAGGGAGACGGCGTGCTTCTTGCGAATGCGCTGTCCCAGCTCGCGCTCAAGCATTTCCTCGCGAAAGGCTTCGAGCCGATGATCGTGCCGTCCTTGGTCCGCCGCGAAGCATTTATGGGAACCGGGTACCTTCCGCAGGGGGAAGAGGATTTATATAAGACGCAGGATGGGGAATTCCTCGCGGGAACCAGCGAAGTCGCCACGATGTCCTATTACATGGACGAGACGCTTGATCTCAAGGATTTCCCGAAAAAGTTTCTTTCATACTCGCCGTGCTTCCGCCGTGAAGCGGGGAGCCACAGCAAGGACACAAAGGGCCTTTTCCGCGTGCACGAGTTTTTCAAATGGGAACAGGTCGTGCTTTGCGAGGCGTCGCACGCGAAGTCGGTAGAACTCCACGAAGAGTTGACGCGGAATGCCGAGGAATTCATCGAGCTTCTCGGCATCCCGTACCATACGGTGGTGAACTGCGGAGGGGATCTCGGGCTCGGGCAGGTGAAGAAATACGATATTGAGGCGTGGATGCCTTCGCAGGCGCGGTACCGCGAGACGCACTCATCTTCGTATTTCCATGATTTTCAAACACGCCGGCTGAATCTTAAATATAAAAACGCGGAGGGCAAGATTGAATTTGCGCATTCGCTCAATAACACTGCGGTCGCGATGCCGCGCATATTTTCGATGCTTATCGAGAACTATCAGCAGGCCGACGGATCCGTAAAGGTGCCGGATGCGCTTGTTCCCTACATGGGGAAGGAAGTTATAACCCATGGCAGCGGAACGAACTAA
- a CDS encoding glycosyltransferase has translation MRTISCVICAYNEEHRIRTILSAVIDHPFLAEVIVVNDGSTDETHALLSSYGDKLKLISYPQNKGKTHALTLGIEAAKGELLMLLDADLAGVTPANISALAKPVLEGRSDVSLSLRANSLWIYRMVGIDFVSGERVIPRALVAGHLEGMRKLPRFGCESFINRQIMAAGLRLTVVNWESVFNVRMYEKIGWRRGFQAEAGMVIDVFTVLSPFEIISQYFYFLSHMESTAPSRSCLILSRLASSVHRGIS, from the coding sequence ATGCGGACGATCTCCTGCGTCATATGCGCATACAACGAGGAACACCGGATACGGACCATCCTCTCCGCGGTCATAGACCACCCGTTCCTTGCAGAAGTGATCGTCGTAAACGACGGGTCGACCGACGAGACGCATGCCCTGCTCTCCTCGTACGGCGACAAGCTGAAGCTCATTTCATACCCGCAGAACAAGGGAAAGACCCATGCGCTCACGCTCGGCATCGAAGCGGCGAAGGGAGAACTGCTCATGCTCCTCGACGCCGATCTTGCGGGAGTGACGCCCGCGAACATTTCCGCCCTCGCGAAGCCCGTGCTTGAGGGCAGAAGCGACGTATCGCTTAGCCTTCGCGCGAACAGCCTTTGGATATACCGGATGGTCGGCATCGATTTTGTATCCGGAGAGCGCGTCATTCCCCGCGCGCTCGTCGCCGGACACCTCGAGGGAATGCGGAAACTCCCGCGCTTCGGGTGCGAATCGTTCATCAACCGCCAAATCATGGCGGCAGGCCTGCGCCTCACGGTCGTCAATTGGGAGAGCGTATTTAATGTCCGGATGTACGAAAAGATAGGATGGCGCCGGGGCTTTCAGGCCGAAGCGGGCATGGTCATCGACGTATTCACCGTCCTTTCTCCCTTCGAGATCATTTCCCAGTATTTCTATTTCCTCTCGCACATGGAAAGCACCGCCCCGTCACGCTCATGCCTCATTCTTTCCCGCCTGGCGTCATCTGTGCACCGAGGTATTTCCTGA
- a CDS encoding phosphotransferase: MTLPKLSENQIKEVFIAAEIGVPKQISKLGVGFSNDVYSIDDTYIFKAIRDEEDEIYLKKEIYLCGLFQNKLPVPVIAYSDTNKLALDRGYVIYEKIKGDNLYMRWHEYSVDERKAVVKQICSYLRIINETPYQEFAANFGIDTTALWRNRMMANIEEHAAKAIMKGGIEPGFVHEIRKYVEENAQVLDESKTALTYYDVHFDNFIVRDMEVVGMLDFERTDIRSAEYVLDVVQRMVNEPMKYASEAAEPLIRPEDYADLMEWYREFYPELFSFNKLGTRLALYAIDHDLEQLFWWPESESLKASLAKTIAESK, from the coding sequence ATGACGCTTCCGAAATTGAGCGAAAATCAAATTAAGGAAGTATTTATTGCAGCAGAGATTGGCGTTCCTAAACAAATCAGCAAGCTCGGTGTCGGCTTCTCGAATGATGTCTATTCCATAGACGACACGTATATTTTCAAGGCAATACGAGACGAGGAAGATGAGATATATCTTAAGAAAGAGATTTATCTCTGCGGACTCTTTCAGAACAAGCTGCCAGTTCCCGTCATCGCATATTCGGATACCAATAAGCTAGCGCTCGACAGAGGGTATGTCATATATGAAAAAATCAAGGGAGACAATCTCTATATGCGATGGCATGAATATTCCGTTGATGAAAGAAAGGCTGTTGTTAAACAGATATGTTCCTACTTGAGGATAATAAATGAAACGCCTTACCAGGAATTCGCAGCGAACTTCGGCATCGACACCACTGCATTATGGCGCAACAGAATGATGGCGAATATTGAGGAACATGCGGCCAAAGCCATTATGAAAGGAGGAATTGAGCCTGGCTTTGTACATGAGATAAGAAAATATGTAGAAGAGAACGCGCAAGTGCTCGATGAAAGCAAGACGGCACTGACCTACTATGATGTGCATTTCGACAATTTCATCGTTCGAGATATGGAGGTAGTTGGCATGCTTGATTTCGAGAGAACGGATATTCGATCGGCCGAATATGTTCTTGATGTCGTGCAACGAATGGTCAATGAACCGATGAAATATGCGTCCGAAGCGGCGGAACCGCTTATCAGGCCGGAAGATTATGCAGACCTGATGGAGTGGTATAGAGAATTTTACCCTGAACTCTTTTCGTTTAACAAATTAGGCACACGTCTGGCATTGTACGCGATCGATCATGATCTTGAGCAGCTTTTTTGGTGGCCGGAATCGGAAAGCCTTAAGGCGAGTCTTGCAAAGACTATTGCAGAATCCAAATAA
- a CDS encoding YdeI/OmpD-associated family protein, whose product MQGLASGTVHKMPADLRNALAASAPARTLWNDITPLARNEWICWITSGKRAETRNIRIKKALSKLKSGMRRPCCWAGCPHR is encoded by the coding sequence ATGCAAGGACTAGCGTCCGGTACGGTACATAAAATGCCTGCGGATTTACGAAATGCCCTGGCCGCTTCCGCTCCCGCGCGGACGCTGTGGAACGATATTACGCCGCTCGCCCGCAACGAATGGATATGCTGGATCACGTCCGGCAAGAGGGCGGAAACGAGGAACATCCGCATCAAAAAGGCGCTCTCGAAACTCAAGAGCGGGATGCGAAGGCCTTGTTGCTGGGCGGGGTGTCCTCATCGTTAG
- a CDS encoding DUF2283 domain-containing protein: MITYYYDKEADVFYFSQGIPRASDQTVETGDDVLLRVNPRTKRVRGFTILNASKHSRSTRIHASLPFSFTPAVS; encoded by the coding sequence ATGATTACGTACTACTACGACAAAGAAGCCGACGTTTTTTACTTCTCGCAGGGTATCCCGCGGGCATCCGACCAGACCGTGGAAACGGGAGACGACGTTCTGTTGCGCGTGAATCCTCGCACGAAGCGGGTGCGCGGTTTTACTATTCTCAATGCGTCTAAACATTCCCGGAGCACCCGGATTCATGCATCGCTCCCGTTTTCTTTTACTCCGGCGGTCTCGTAA
- the dnaX gene encoding DNA polymerase III subunit gamma/tau: MAHQSLYRTYRPSTFAEVAGQPQVTQPLAEVVASKKAGHAYLFAGSRGLGKTSAARIFARELGVTEKDLYEVDAASNNSVEDIRALTEGVYTLPFESPYKVYILDEVHMLSKAAWNAFLKTLEEPPSHAIFVLATTDLEKVPETVQSRCQVFEFKKPSRRALAEVVADVAKKEGYALAPDASELVALLGDGSYRDALSILQKVLAGASGKKLSRADVEGATGAPRGERVHELVAAVAKGDRGKALAAISHVSKDGADLKLFLMLVLEALRSILLIRHAPDLRKELEAELGADEYATLKKYADESGSNLTHTVLLSFLTASDRIRFAPVPELPLELAVLDAVPEGR; encoded by the coding sequence ATGGCGCACCAATCCCTGTACCGCACCTATCGCCCCTCCACCTTTGCCGAAGTCGCCGGGCAGCCGCAGGTAACGCAGCCGCTTGCGGAAGTCGTTGCCTCCAAAAAAGCGGGGCACGCATACCTCTTCGCCGGTTCCCGAGGCCTCGGGAAGACCAGCGCCGCGCGCATTTTCGCACGGGAGCTCGGCGTAACCGAGAAGGACCTGTATGAAGTCGACGCGGCCTCGAACAACAGCGTCGAGGATATCCGCGCGCTTACCGAAGGCGTGTATACGCTCCCGTTCGAATCTCCCTATAAGGTGTATATCCTCGACGAGGTGCACATGCTCTCGAAGGCGGCATGGAACGCGTTTTTAAAGACGCTCGAGGAGCCGCCTTCGCACGCGATATTCGTCCTCGCCACGACCGACCTTGAGAAAGTGCCGGAAACCGTCCAGTCGCGCTGCCAGGTGTTCGAGTTCAAAAAGCCCTCACGGAGGGCGCTTGCCGAAGTGGTCGCGGATGTGGCGAAGAAGGAAGGATATGCGCTTGCGCCGGACGCTTCCGAGCTTGTTGCGCTTCTTGGCGACGGCTCGTACCGCGATGCGCTTTCGATACTCCAGAAAGTACTTGCGGGTGCGAGCGGAAAAAAACTTTCGCGAGCTGACGTGGAAGGCGCCACGGGCGCGCCGAGGGGCGAGCGGGTGCATGAGCTCGTCGCCGCGGTCGCGAAAGGCGATCGGGGAAAGGCTTTAGCCGCTATCTCGCATGTTTCCAAAGACGGCGCCGATCTGAAGCTTTTTCTTATGCTTGTGCTCGAGGCGCTGCGGTCCATCCTTCTTATCCGCCACGCGCCCGACCTTCGAAAGGAACTGGAAGCGGAGCTTGGCGCGGACGAATATGCCACGCTCAAGAAGTATGCGGACGAAAGCGGTTCGAATCTTACCCATACCGTTCTCCTCTCCTTCCTCACCGCTTCCGACCGCATTCGCTTCGCCCCCGTTCCCGAGCTTCCGCTCGAGCTTGCGGTGCTTGATGCCGTTCCCGAGGGGCGGTAG
- the topA gene encoding type I DNA topoisomerase, giving the protein MAKKLLIVESPTKARTIGAYLGKEYEVIASVGHVRDLPKSNKDAVDVEADFLPRYVVSPDKHDVIERIKREAAKADEIYLATDPDREGEAIAWHIQQVVGLKKPRRVVFHEITKAAIEEALAHPREIDQHLRAAQEARRVLDRLVGYDLSGLIWKKVRYGLSAGRVQSPALRILAEREREIKAFIAETYFVLNALFGSKAGDFPATASEQPKTKEEAGRIVELGKKAAWKIADVSERAEERQPRPPFTTSTLQQVASTRLGYSPSRTMRAAQKLYEAGHITYMRTDSVNLGKDAVASMLSVVEKQFGKEYAEARAYKTKSKNAQEAHEAIRPTDAAKAKAGATGDEEEVYELIRTRALASQMTAAKIMRTSIKVDADADIPQFTANGSRLLFPGWLACDTKARGEDVELPKLSQGDMVTLRSLEAEEKQTEPPNRYTEAGLIKELEKRGIGRPSTYASIMKTIQDRGYVEKTGRTLTPTATGMVVSGWLEDHFAKYISDSFTAEMEDELDEIARGERGYAPTLRDFYTPFLKEVHEKDSLPKATALGDAPSEFPCPICKSPMEFKLGRGGIFMSCKRYPECLGARGEDGLELKGDEPIGMHPETGAPIYIKTGKYGPYVEMPLEATVSEEEPKEEQAAKKPKGKRKSKAKPKANVRRASIPAGISPANVTLADAVKYLSLPRVLGTHPETGKDVFANTGRFGPYVGTEGEFRSIKKGDPYTITLPEALALLAVAKQLPKGVEKVRDVGPHPKTKKIITLLKSKQGVFLKKGLRRIYLPNSIDPATLTPEEAAEYLK; this is encoded by the coding sequence ATGGCAAAGAAGCTTCTCATCGTCGAATCGCCCACGAAGGCGCGCACCATCGGCGCATATTTGGGCAAGGAATACGAGGTGATCGCGTCGGTGGGGCATGTGCGCGACCTCCCCAAAAGCAACAAGGATGCGGTCGATGTCGAGGCGGATTTCCTCCCCCGCTACGTCGTCTCTCCCGACAAGCATGACGTGATCGAGCGCATCAAGCGCGAGGCGGCGAAGGCGGACGAGATATACCTCGCAACCGACCCGGACCGCGAAGGCGAGGCGATCGCCTGGCATATCCAGCAGGTCGTAGGGCTCAAAAAGCCCAGGCGTGTCGTCTTCCACGAGATCACCAAAGCGGCGATCGAGGAAGCGCTCGCCCACCCCCGCGAGATCGACCAGCATTTGCGGGCAGCCCAGGAAGCGCGGCGCGTGCTCGACCGCCTCGTGGGGTACGACCTCTCAGGACTTATCTGGAAGAAAGTGCGGTACGGGCTTTCGGCCGGACGCGTGCAGTCCCCGGCGCTTCGCATACTTGCCGAGCGCGAGCGCGAGATCAAGGCATTCATTGCCGAAACCTATTTCGTACTCAATGCGCTCTTCGGCTCGAAAGCAGGCGACTTCCCCGCAACGGCAAGCGAACAGCCGAAGACAAAAGAAGAGGCCGGCCGCATCGTAGAGCTCGGAAAGAAGGCGGCCTGGAAGATCGCGGACGTTTCGGAACGCGCGGAAGAGCGTCAGCCCCGCCCGCCTTTCACCACTTCGACTCTCCAGCAGGTCGCCTCGACCCGGCTTGGCTATTCGCCGTCGCGCACTATGCGAGCCGCCCAGAAGCTGTACGAAGCCGGACACATCACATATATGCGCACCGACTCCGTGAATCTCGGGAAGGACGCGGTCGCGTCCATGCTTTCGGTCGTCGAAAAGCAGTTCGGAAAGGAATACGCCGAGGCACGGGCGTATAAGACGAAGAGCAAGAACGCCCAGGAAGCGCACGAAGCCATCCGCCCCACCGACGCGGCGAAAGCGAAGGCGGGAGCGACGGGAGACGAAGAAGAAGTGTACGAACTCATCCGCACCCGCGCGCTCGCGTCGCAGATGACCGCCGCGAAGATCATGCGCACGAGCATCAAAGTGGATGCGGATGCGGATATCCCGCAGTTCACGGCGAACGGCTCCCGTCTTCTCTTTCCGGGATGGCTTGCGTGCGATACGAAGGCGCGCGGAGAAGACGTGGAGCTGCCGAAACTCTCGCAGGGAGATATGGTCACGCTCCGTTCGCTTGAAGCCGAAGAGAAACAGACCGAGCCGCCAAACCGCTATACGGAGGCCGGACTCATAAAGGAACTCGAGAAGCGCGGCATCGGGCGCCCGTCGACGTACGCGTCGATCATGAAGACCATCCAAGACCGCGGATATGTCGAGAAGACCGGGCGGACACTTACGCCGACCGCGACCGGCATGGTCGTCTCCGGCTGGCTCGAGGATCATTTCGCGAAGTACATCAGCGATTCCTTCACGGCCGAGATGGAGGACGAGCTTGACGAGATCGCGCGCGGGGAGCGCGGATACGCGCCCACGCTCCGTGATTTCTATACCCCCTTCCTCAAGGAAGTGCATGAGAAAGACAGTCTTCCGAAAGCCACGGCGCTTGGCGATGCGCCTTCCGAGTTCCCCTGCCCTATCTGCAAAAGCCCGATGGAATTCAAGCTCGGGCGCGGCGGTATTTTCATGAGCTGCAAGCGCTATCCCGAGTGCCTCGGTGCCCGCGGCGAAGACGGCCTCGAACTCAAGGGCGACGAGCCGATCGGCATGCACCCCGAAACCGGAGCTCCGATATACATAAAGACCGGGAAATACGGGCCGTATGTCGAGATGCCGCTTGAGGCGACTGTATCCGAAGAGGAACCGAAGGAGGAACAAGCTGCGAAGAAGCCGAAGGGCAAACGAAAGTCCAAAGCGAAGCCGAAAGCCAATGTGCGCCGCGCGAGCATCCCGGCGGGCATTTCTCCCGCGAACGTGACGCTTGCGGATGCGGTGAAATACCTGTCGCTTCCGAGAGTGCTTGGGACACACCCGGAAACCGGGAAGGATGTCTTCGCCAACACCGGGCGCTTCGGCCCCTACGTCGGCACGGAGGGAGAATTCCGCTCCATCAAGAAAGGCGACCCGTATACGATCACGCTTCCCGAGGCGCTCGCGCTTCTCGCGGTCGCCAAGCAGCTTCCGAAGGGCGTCGAGAAGGTTCGCGATGTCGGCCCCCATCCAAAGACCAAGAAAATAATTACGCTCCTCAAATCGAAGCAGGGAGTCTTTCTCAAGAAAGGCCTCCGCCGCATCTATCTTCCGAATTCGATCGATCCCGCGACGCTTACGCCAGAGGAAGCTGCTGAATATCTTAAGTAG
- the dprA gene encoding DNA-processing protein DprA: protein MKWPVRELDRQEFPPLLSEIPGPPGRLWLRGELPPPGHKCLAVVGSRAITGYGRQACKTLIGGLAGYPVSIVSGLALGTDAAAHEAALDAGLHTLAIPGSGIEDDVLYPSTNRGLAKRILEAGGGLMSEFPPDSRATRWGFPKRNRIMAGIADAVLVIEAGERSGTLITARLAGEYNRELLCVPHEIGSPHGFGSHLFIRLGAELVSDPKHILEALRLKPREESGEAPPELEGAEREIYDLLEEPAAHDEIIRALRLEAKEALAALVMLELRGVLKKEFGKWRRM from the coding sequence ATGAAATGGCCTGTTCGAGAATTAGACAGACAAGAGTTCCCTCCGCTCCTCTCGGAAATCCCGGGACCGCCCGGGCGGCTGTGGCTTAGGGGAGAACTCCCGCCGCCGGGCCACAAATGTCTGGCGGTCGTGGGTTCACGAGCGATAACGGGATACGGACGGCAGGCATGTAAAACGCTCATAGGAGGCCTCGCCGGATACCCGGTCTCCATTGTCTCAGGGCTCGCGCTCGGCACGGACGCGGCAGCGCACGAAGCCGCGCTTGACGCGGGTCTCCACACGCTCGCCATTCCCGGTTCCGGGATCGAGGACGACGTGCTCTATCCTTCAACTAACCGCGGTCTTGCGAAGCGGATACTTGAAGCCGGCGGAGGATTGATGAGCGAATTCCCTCCCGATTCCCGCGCCACCCGTTGGGGATTCCCAAAGAGGAACCGCATCATGGCGGGAATCGCTGATGCAGTCCTCGTTATCGAAGCCGGAGAGCGTTCCGGGACCCTCATCACTGCCCGTCTTGCCGGCGAATACAACCGTGAGCTTCTGTGCGTTCCGCACGAGATCGGATCACCCCACGGCTTCGGTTCGCATCTGTTCATTCGCCTTGGTGCCGAACTTGTGTCGGACCCGAAGCATATCCTCGAGGCGCTCCGGCTCAAGCCGCGGGAAGAATCAGGCGAAGCGCCGCCGGAACTCGAGGGCGCGGAGCGGGAAATATACGACCTGCTTGAGGAGCCGGCAGCGCATGACGAAATCATCCGTGCCCTGCGGCTTGAAGCCAAAGAAGCGCTCGCGGCGCTCGTAATGCTCGAGCTTCGCGGCGTTCTCAAAAAGGAGTTCGGCAAGTGGCGCCGTATGTAA
- a CDS encoding tRNA-dihydrouridine synthase, whose amino-acid sequence MHFWEKLRKPFFALAPMADVTDPAYRRLIAQTAKPDVMWTEFVSADGLYHTREIKKMSDAENPLMRDLRYTEAERPVVAQIFSSSPERIAYASELAARLGFDGVDINMGCPDKTIEKQCAGAALMKDPVRAKELVRAAKDGVARATPGGIPVSVKTRIGYDREALDTWLPALLETEPAAVTLHLRTRKEMSLVPAHWDLMPRAVEIRDSLGSKALIIGNGDVKSMQDAEEKVRAGGCDGAMLARAIFGNPWLFSERRPEDITSAEKLAALVLLARYFEELSPPKHFAILKKHFKAFVSGFDGAAELRMKLMEAQNAEQVAKIIREAGPFS is encoded by the coding sequence ATGCACTTTTGGGAGAAACTCAGGAAGCCCTTCTTCGCGCTCGCGCCCATGGCGGACGTGACCGACCCCGCGTACCGGAGGCTTATCGCGCAGACCGCCAAGCCCGACGTCATGTGGACGGAATTCGTTTCCGCAGACGGCCTCTACCACACCCGTGAAATAAAGAAGATGTCGGACGCGGAGAATCCGCTCATGCGGGACCTGCGGTATACGGAAGCCGAGCGGCCCGTTGTGGCGCAGATATTTTCAAGCTCGCCGGAGCGCATCGCGTACGCTTCGGAGCTTGCGGCCAGGCTCGGCTTTGACGGCGTCGATATCAACATGGGTTGTCCGGACAAGACTATCGAGAAGCAATGCGCGGGCGCGGCGCTCATGAAGGACCCGGTGCGTGCGAAGGAACTGGTGCGCGCCGCCAAAGACGGCGTAGCGCGCGCCACTCCGGGCGGCATTCCCGTTTCGGTAAAGACGCGCATCGGATACGACCGGGAAGCGCTCGATACCTGGCTTCCGGCTCTTCTCGAAACGGAGCCCGCCGCAGTCACTCTCCATCTCCGCACCCGCAAGGAGATGTCGCTCGTGCCCGCGCACTGGGATCTTATGCCGCGTGCCGTTGAGATCCGCGACAGCCTCGGCTCCAAAGCCCTAATCATTGGTAACGGGGACGTAAAAAGCATGCAGGATGCGGAAGAGAAGGTGCGCGCGGGCGGGTGCGACGGCGCGATGCTCGCTCGCGCGATATTCGGAAACCCTTGGCTCTTCTCCGAGCGTAGGCCTGAAGATATCACCTCGGCGGAAAAGCTCGCGGCGCTCGTGCTCCTTGCCCGCTATTTCGAGGAACTCTCGCCTCCCAAGCACTTCGCGATATTGAAAAAGCATTTCAAGGCGTTTGTTTCGGGTTTTGACGGTGCCGCGGAGCTTCGGATGAAGCTCATGGAAGCGCAGAATGCGGAGCAAGTGGCAAAAATCATCAGGGAAGCCGGACCGTTTTCATAA
- a CDS encoding HD domain-containing protein: MTPVKEILAEMQNASDENIAFVKKAYDFAAKAHEGHTRYSGEPYFIHPAAVAKMLAAAGMDARTIAAGLLHDAIEDARATPEEVEKEFGKEVLFLVEGVTKLGKHKYRGAERHAESLRRLLVATSSDIRVLIIKLTDRYHNMQTLEHVPDEKRKRIALETLEIYAPLADRLGMGRVKKELEDLAFPYVDPDAYAHTAEVRKLARKESEVGLAKVQKELQKELARKGVKDFHTEIRVKGLWSLHQKLARKGDDITKINDIAALRVIVPAISDCYTALGVIHARWKPLPGEFKDYIALPKPNGYQSLHTTVLTAEAGIVEIQIRTSDMHAKARYGIASHLSYKQLGAEASKDASQRLSFGWIREMMPSLLRFSRKPPEAAPEMKKADPPKWLADLAGAHASIAESKEFITGLKEDFFSHRVFVFTPKGDVIDLPIDSTPVDFAYAIHSTLGDHMQGAKVNGKMVSFDTTLKNGDRVEILKRESTHPTAKWLDFAKTSLARRHIRAALGLESPKNRIRTRRPKRERT, from the coding sequence ATGACGCCCGTCAAGGAAATCCTGGCAGAAATGCAGAATGCGTCGGACGAGAATATCGCGTTCGTAAAAAAGGCGTACGACTTCGCTGCCAAAGCGCATGAGGGCCATACCCGCTATTCGGGAGAGCCGTATTTCATACATCCCGCGGCTGTCGCCAAGATGCTCGCCGCCGCCGGAATGGACGCGAGAACGATCGCGGCGGGGCTCCTTCACGACGCCATCGAAGACGCCCGGGCGACCCCCGAAGAAGTTGAAAAGGAATTCGGCAAGGAAGTGCTGTTTCTGGTCGAGGGCGTGACCAAACTCGGCAAGCATAAATACCGCGGTGCCGAACGGCACGCCGAAAGCCTCCGGCGCCTTTTGGTCGCGACCTCCTCCGACATCCGCGTGCTCATCATCAAGCTCACGGACCGCTATCACAACATGCAGACCCTCGAGCATGTGCCGGACGAGAAGCGCAAGCGCATCGCGCTCGAGACGCTCGAGATATACGCTCCCCTGGCCGACCGCCTCGGCATGGGGCGCGTGAAGAAGGAGCTTGAGGACCTCGCGTTCCCGTATGTCGATCCCGACGCATACGCGCACACCGCCGAAGTCCGCAAGCTCGCCCGCAAGGAAAGCGAAGTGGGGCTCGCGAAAGTGCAGAAAGAACTCCAGAAGGAACTCGCAAGGAAGGGCGTCAAGGATTTCCATACCGAGATACGCGTCAAAGGACTCTGGAGTCTGCATCAGAAGCTCGCGCGCAAGGGCGACGACATCACGAAAATCAACGATATCGCCGCGCTGCGCGTCATCGTCCCCGCCATAAGCGACTGCTATACGGCGCTCGGCGTCATCCACGCACGCTGGAAGCCGCTCCCGGGAGAATTCAAGGACTATATCGCCCTTCCGAAGCCCAACGGCTATCAAAGCCTCCACACGACCGTCCTCACGGCCGAAGCGGGCATCGTCGAGATACAGATACGCACGAGCGACATGCATGCGAAAGCGAGATACGGCATCGCCTCGCACCTCTCGTATAAGCAGCTGGGAGCCGAGGCATCGAAAGACGCTTCGCAACGCCTCTCGTTCGGCTGGATACGGGAAATGATGCCGTCGCTTCTGCGCTTTTCGAGAAAGCCTCCCGAAGCGGCGCCGGAAATGAAAAAGGCCGACCCGCCAAAGTGGCTCGCCGACCTTGCGGGAGCGCACGCTTCCATCGCCGAATCGAAGGAATTCATCACGGGCCTCAAGGAAGACTTCTTCAGCCACCGCGTCTTCGTCTTCACTCCGAAGGGAGACGTGATCGATCTGCCGATCGACTCGACGCCGGTCGACTTCGCGTACGCGATACACTCGACCCTGGGCGACCATATGCAGGGGGCGAAGGTGAACGGGAAGATGGTGTCGTTCGATACCACGCTCAAGAACGGCGACCGCGTCGAGATACTGAAGCGAGAGTCAACGCATCCGACCGCGAAATGGCTCGATTTCGCGAAGACGTCGCTTGCGCGGCGCCACATCCGCGCGGCGCTCGGGCTTGAGAGCCCGAAGAACAGGATTCGAACAAGACGGCCGAAGCGGGAGCGAACCTAA